One Campylobacter pinnipediorum subsp. caledonicus genomic window carries:
- the mobB gene encoding molybdopterin-guanine dinucleotide biosynthesis protein B: MKRLAVAFSGPSNSGKTTLILKVAQNFINKGLKVVVIKHDPADKARFDVEGKDSYRFSQTGADVVVLSPTRTTYFSQDKSNLNDVIKMIGDFDLLLVEGLKTLPLPRISIFKDDIDEDYLDFSNAIATYKKDISYPNITNIDLDNIDEICDWILKNSKAV, translated from the coding sequence ATGAAGAGGTTAGCGGTCGCATTTTCTGGACCATCAAATAGTGGCAAAACCACCTTAATACTAAAAGTTGCACAAAATTTTATAAATAAAGGATTAAAAGTCGTGGTTATAAAACACGACCCAGCAGACAAAGCAAGATTTGATGTTGAGGGCAAAGATAGTTATAGATTTAGCCAAACTGGCGCAGATGTTGTCGTTTTAAGCCCAACCAGAACTACTTATTTTTCACAAGATAAATCAAATCTCAATGATGTTATAAAAATGATTGGGGACTTTGATCTACTGTTAGTCGAAGGACTTAAAACACTACCCTTACCTAGAATAAGTATATTTAAAGATGATATAGATGAAGACTATCTTGATTTTTCAAATGCAATTGCGACATATAAAAAAGATATATCATATCCAAATATAACAAATATAGATTTAGACAACATAGATGAAATTTGTGATTGGATATTAAAAAATTCAAAGGCTGTATAA
- a CDS encoding class 1 fructose-bisphosphatase, with protein sequence MEEIIKNIGKSVKQISEEIKYADLGYTQHANATGDTQLKLDVLSDKIITQNLSSISSVKAIVSEEKDEILWVNKDAKYIIAYDPLDGSSLVDVNFAIGSIFAIYEDELKPENLISAIYSIYGPRVELVKNTQKNELPKLYRLDKENNFKFIKDLKLEHKGKLNATGATQKGWSDNHCKFIRELFLQGYRLRYSGAMVSDLHQILLKGGGIFSYPATTDAPNGKLRVLFEVLPFAFIYENAGGATSNGYSKTLFETKIEKIHQTTPCFFGSKDEIELLYKFYGDKNE encoded by the coding sequence ATGGAAGAAATTATCAAAAACATAGGAAAAAGTGTAAAACAAATAAGCGAAGAGATAAAATACGCAGATCTTGGCTACACACAACATGCTAATGCAACTGGCGACACACAACTAAAACTAGATGTTTTAAGCGACAAGATAATAACACAAAACCTATCAAGCATAAGCTCAGTAAAAGCTATCGTGAGCGAGGAAAAAGATGAAATTTTATGGGTAAACAAAGATGCAAAATACATAATTGCTTATGATCCATTAGATGGTTCTAGTTTGGTTGATGTAAATTTTGCAATAGGTTCAATATTTGCAATATATGAAGATGAATTAAAACCTGAAAATCTTATATCAGCGATATACTCTATTTATGGACCTAGAGTTGAGCTTGTAAAAAATACACAAAAAAATGAATTACCAAAACTTTATAGGCTAGATAAAGAAAATAATTTTAAATTTATAAAAGATCTGAAGCTAGAACACAAAGGCAAGCTAAACGCTACAGGAGCAACACAAAAAGGCTGGAGTGATAATCATTGTAAGTTTATAAGAGAGCTATTTTTACAAGGATATAGACTAAGATATTCTGGTGCTATGGTTAGTGATTTACATCAAATTTTATTAAAAGGTGGAGGTATTTTTAGCTACCCAGCAACAACAGATGCTCCGAACGGAAAATTAAGAGTATTATTTGAAGTTTTACCTTTTGCATTTATATATGAAAATGCTGGTGGAGCGACAAGCAACGGATACTCAAAAACTCTTTTTGAAACAAAGATAGAAAAAATACACCAAACAACACCTTGCTTTTTTGGTTCAAAAGACGAGATAGAACTTCTTTATAAATTTTATGGTGACAAGAATGAGTGA
- a CDS encoding YggT family protein, with product MILSTFISALANILHSIIQIYIWVVIISALISWVRPDPYNPIVQLLARLTEPVYGFIRKFIPTVFGGIDITPIVLLLALQFIDLFFIRLLFAFAASV from the coding sequence ATGATACTTTCAACATTTATATCAGCACTTGCAAATATACTACACTCAATTATTCAAATATACATTTGGGTTGTTATAATATCGGCCTTAATTAGCTGGGTTAGACCTGACCCTTATAATCCAATAGTTCAATTACTAGCAAGACTAACAGAACCTGTTTATGGATTTATAAGGAAATTTATCCCAACTGTTTTTGGGGGCATAGATATAACACCTATAGTTTTATTACTAGCTCTTCAATTTATTGATTTATTTTTCATAAGGTTACTTTTTGCTTTTGCTGCGTCTGTTTAG